The Geminocystis sp. NIES-3708 genomic sequence CAAAAAATATACCATATTCTATTAGTTCATCACCTTTTGTCTTTAAAAAACTGTCATAGCCGAAATATCTTATATAATCAGTTTTTTTCAACCTTTGCCATACTTCTTGACGAGGTAAATAAACTCTTTTACTAATATCTTCTTGAGGTAAATTAGATAATAATGGTGGAAGATTAGATAAATTTTCTTTTTGAAGATAATTATTATTTTCTTTTAATTGTGATTCTAGTTTTTCAATTCTAGCTATCAAAGGTTGTAGAGATTCACTGAGAATTAAATTAATTTTTTCTTCTATATTAATGTTATCGTTTTTATTAAAAATGTCATCAATTGTTACTTGATTATTTTCTAAACAGGAATCAATAAAATTTTCAATAATAACTAAATAATTAATCTCTTTTTTAGCACATAGTTTTTTAAATTTAGCCAGTTTTTCGGAATTAATTTTGAGAGATTCTACATCATTATTATTAGACATAAGCCCAAATCCATTGTTATTATAGCAGTTCTAAATCATTAAAAATTAAAAAATTAATTTGTCAATTTGATGATACCTGAAAGCCGATAAATACTATAAGTTAAATGTATTTTAGCTCATTCAATTAACCTTTGTTTATTTCCTCAACTAAATGGTTTAATTCAGGTATAATTAGCTTTTCTAAACCTAGTTTAACGGCATTTTGAGAACCGGGCAACGAAAAGACAATTTTCCCGTTATATACTCCTCCTATAGCCCTAGAAGATATTGCCCTTGAGCCTATTTCTTGGTAACTTAAATAACGAAAAATTTCCCCAAAACCTGACAACGTTTTTTCTAAAATTCGACTGATTATATCATAAGTATTATCCCGTGGAGAAATACCTGTACCACCAGAAAAAATAATGCAATTTAATGCTTCATTGGATGCTAAATTTACTAATAAAGATTTTATTTCATGTGGCTCATCTTTAACAATCTGATAATTAATTATTTTATGATTAGCATTAATTAATATTTCTTGGGCAATCTTACCACTAATATCTGTTTCAAAAGTGCGAGTATCACTAATGGTAACAACAGCACAATTAATACTTTTTTTCTGTGAATTTTGATGAGGAATAGACATCAGAATCGATAATGATAAATGGGAAAAACTTTTATTACTTTGATCAATAATTAATTGGTAACAGTGATATTGGAAAAATCAATCAGTTAACATTTTATAAAATTACAATATTAATTGTTAATTGTTAATTATTAATTGATATTAAGACTTAGTAAAGCCTAATCCTTTTTCTTCTGCATAACGTTCCATAAAACGCATAAATCTATCCCATTCTTGAGAAGATTTTATCAAATAAATTGCTTCTATAGCTTTAGGTTCACCATTAATAAATTTACATTTTACCTCACGAGTTACCAATTCTCCCTCTTCATCCACCAAGTACATTCCTGTAATTTCTTGAGTGTTGCCACTCTCTAGTACTTTTGAACCTTCAAAACGAAATGTTGCAGTGCCATTACTACCGTCACGGGAACGAGTTAACTTAACATCAGGGATAGATTCTTCTACTATGCCTCTAGCAAATTCAATTTGAGCCATTGATGATATTTCCTATGATTTTTGATTAAACTATAACTTTACTTATCTTCTCATAACATTGAGTGATCAATAGTAAAATTTCAAGATTAGTCAAAAATAATCTTTTTGTCAATAATTGTAAAATATAAATGTTAGAAGTAGAAGTACACGCAGAATTAAGAAATTTTTTACATAAAACAGAGGAATCTTCTTGGTTACATCATCTAACCATGGCAAGAATGGTAGCTCGTGGTTTAAGATTAAGACGATCAACAATTATCCAAACTGGGGTTAATTATGAACAATATTATCCAAGTTATTTAACTCCAGTTTTGTTATCTTCAGTTTCCGTCATTATCGTAGCAGAAAAAAAAATTCAACAAGCATTAATTAAAGAAAAAATTCCTTTTTTACAAAAATATCTAAATACGCAAAAATTGGTAAAAAGTAAGTTTGATAAAATTTTTTTAAAAGAATTTCCTTTATATGTTATTGACTATGATGATTGGCTAGATTTACTAATGAACAATACACTAGATAATGATATTGTTAATATTATTGAAGAAGCAGAAAATTTACCAGATATTATTACTAAATATTTAACTCAAGAAATAGTTTTTCAAGATTGGCATTCTTTATTGTTACTTTTTCCTCAACATCAAAATTTTATTAGAGAGAAATTAGCGAAACTAACTAAATTAATTTATAGTCATCCTGTTAATCCTTATAATAGTTATTTATTAGAAGAAGAAGAAATAATCATAATTAATGAGTTATGTAATATAATTCATCGAGATATTGAAAATAAAGGTACTTTACAAAAATTTATTAATTTACAAACAAAAATATTAGCAGATAAGTCATACATTAATTATTTTACGATTCATAGGAAACAAGGTTTTTTTTCTATTAAATCATTACCCTTAGAGTTAAAATTCTCTATTAATCATATTTGGGAAAATAAATCTTTAATTTTATTATCTAGTTATTTAGAGCCACAAAAATATCCTCTTGATTATAGCGAATATTTAGGATTAAATTTGGATAATTTTACCTGTTTAAAGTTTTCTCCTGATGGACAAAATAATAGTCTTAATCTTTATTTTCCTCGTAATTTTCCTTTTCCTAATAATTCTCAATTTCAAAGTAGAGTTACTCAAGAAATTTTAGCTTTAGTTAGCAGTATAAAAATTAATCATCATCCTATTATTATTATTATTAATGATGTACCTTTACAGACACAAGTTACAGCTAATTTAGCCGCTTATTTTGGTTCAAGAGTACAATTAAATTCCATCAATATAGGAGAAAATAGTATTATTGTTTGTGATATAAAATTTTGGTTGAATTATCAATCTAAATTATTAACCCCAATATTATTAATCTTTGCCACTTTACCAATTCCTTCTTTAGAAAATCCTCTAATTTCTGCACAGGTTACTCATTATAAAAATCAGAAAAAAGATTGGTTTCGCCTTTATTTATTACCTTTAGCTATTAAAATTTTGCAACAATCAACTATGTCTGTTAGAAAAAATCAAGGGGTGATAGCATTATTAGATAATAGAGTTAATTATCGTAGTTATGGTGTTAATATTTTACGCTCTTTAGAACCTTATGCTAAAATTAATTATGTTGATATTTTAGGAATGAATATAAATAGTTAATAATAAAAGGTTAACTATAGTACATCAATTTATTAAAAAATAATAGGAATTCATTAGATATTCTTATTTATGCTTCTGAGAATTATTGGTATTGGCTTAAAAAGTGCAAATATCTTAATCAATTCAGTTTTAGAATTAGAAATAGTTAATCAAGCCACAGTTTTAATTAGTGATAATCACGATTTAAAATCTTTTAGTAATCACTTTGCTATTCAAATAGGGATTAATAACTTAGAAAAAATACTTAATAATATTAAAAAGTATCAAAAAATAGGAGAAAATATATTAATATTAGCGGCAGAAAATCTTTTATTTTTTGATAATTGGCGGAATATGATTAACTAACTTTATACCTGAAAAATTCTAATTTTATCTTCATCATATTTCTGTAAAATTAGAATTTAATCCATTGAAATACTTTAGCAAGATACACTATTTATTAGTCTTGATTTTAGGTAAATAATATAAAAATTATTAATGATATAGTCATTTTAAATAAGAATGAAACAGTTTAATAATATTAAAAATTCTCAAAAACTTTGATTTGTAGGCATTGTTCATCCTACATAATTTTTCCGATTGTCTCAGTGTTATTTTAATTAACTATAAAGCTGAAAATGTTATAGAAAATTTATCAAATTATGATCGTATTTTTTATGCAGAAAGTGGAAGTAATTTAATTAAATTATTAAACATCTTTAAAACATAAAATTAATTGTGAAGAAAAAATAGTAATTAGTTTAGATATTATCGAAAATTTAAACTGAGCTTGACAATATTTTAAACAAAATAATTAGCATTACAAGATTATTAACTGATAAATATCTAAGTCTTTAAATATTGGTAAAATATTCATTTAAACCATCTTAATTCTATTAATATTATTATAGCTAATCTATCAATAATTAATGAGAAAGGAGAAATTATTAATTATTTTTTCTGTTCAATTAGGATATAGTAAACATAATAAATAAATTAAAAATCTATGTTAGAAAAGCAAGAATCACCTGAAATTTTATCATCTCGTTTATTTTTTCAAGGAAAAAAGTTTCAATTTGAAGTTAATAGATTAAAATTACCAAATGGTATAGAAGGTGAATGGGAATGTATTCGTCATCCTGGTGGTGCTTTGGCTGTGCCTATTACCAATGACGGTAAATTAGTTTTAGTACGTCAATATCGCTTTGCTCTTAAAAGTCGATTATTAGAATTTCCAGCAGGTACAGTAGAAGAAGGAGAAAAACCCGAAATTACCATTAAACGAGAAATAGAAGAAGAAACAGGCTATCGTGCTCATAAATGGTGCAGTTTAGGTAAATTTGCTCTTGCCCCTGGATATTCTGATGAATATATTTATGCCTTCCTTGCTCAAGAATTAGAAAAATTACCCAATCCCCCTAAGCAAGATGAGGATGAGGATATTGAAGTGGTCTTAATGACTCCCGATGAGTTTGAAAAATTAGCCATGACTGGTAACGATATTGATGCCAAAACTATCTCTAGTTATTTTCTAGCTCGTCCTTTTCTGTTATGATTTTTTTATAGTGGGTTTTCTATATTCAAAATTATTAAAACAAAGATCAATAGTCTTAAACTTACCAAAAAAATTAAGTCATAAAAAATAAACAATGAACATTAATCATCAACCTAAAGTTATTTTTTTAGATGCTGTGGGTACAATTTTTGGCGTCAAAAATAGTGTTGGTGATATTTATACTCAACTAGCAAAAAAATATGGTGTTAATCGAGAAGCACAGATAATTAATGATTGTTTTTATGAAGCTTTTAAAAATTCTCCCTCTCTTGCTTTTGACATAAAAAATAAAGAAGAAATCAAAAGATTAGAATTTCAGTGGTGGCAAAAAGTTACTTATAATACTTTTAATCGAGATGATGCTATAAAAGATTTTACAAATTTTGAAGACTTTTTTATAGAACTTTATAATTACTTTAAAACTAGCCAACCTTGGTTTATTTATGATGATGTGATACCTAGTTTAAACCGATGGCAAAAACAAGGAATTGAGTTAGGTATTATTTCTAATTTTGACACTCGAATTTATGATGTTTTAGATAACTTAAATTTAAAAAAATACTTTGAAACAATCACTATTTCTTCTTTAACAGGAGTCGCTAAACCTGATGAGAAAATTTTTTTGACTGCTTTAGCAAAACATAATTGTCAAGCCGAAAATGCTTGGTATATAGGAGATAGTGTTAAAGAAGATTATTGGGGGGCAAAATTCATAGGAATGAAAAGTTTTTGGCTAAATCGCAAAATGAAGGGGTAAAAAAGAAAAAAAATAAAATCATTTTTAAGATAAGACTCATTTGACTTACATATTAAAATATCCATAAAATTTGAATAAACTTTTATTTGTTGCCTTTTTTCTTTTGCTTATCAACACCATTCCACTTAAATGAGATTCGTGTTAGCATGATTTTTGATAATCTGATAATTTCTGACATCTTAATCTTTTTAATCTTTATCCTTGAGGTAAAATCTGAGTTAAGATAAAAAGGATAAAATTACCATGCAAGATGGAGTAATGTTAATTCGATGAGTAATATAAGCTATTTAGTTATTAATACAGTAACCAATTTTATTCAATTATATTTAATACTTATATTTGTGAGAATTCTTTTAAGTTGGTTTCAAACGGCAGAATGGGCAGGTAACGTCATTTCATTTTTAGCACCTATTACTGATCCTTATCTTAATATATTTCGTTCTTTTATACCCCCATTAGGAGGTATAGATTTTTCTGCAATTTTAGCTATCTTTGTTTTGCAGTTAATTCCTCAATTGTTAATCTCTATCGTTGGAGTAATTTAAAAGGTAGGATAAACTTTGGTAGAGAAACCAG encodes the following:
- a CDS encoding molybdenum cofactor biosynthesis protein B, yielding MSIPHQNSQKKSINCAVVTISDTRTFETDISGKIAQEILINANHKIINYQIVKDEPHEIKSLLVNLASNEALNCIIFSGGTGISPRDNTYDIISRILEKTLSGFGEIFRYLSYQEIGSRAISSRAIGGVYNGKIVFSLPGSQNAVKLGLEKLIIPELNHLVEEINKG
- the psb28 gene encoding photosystem II reaction center protein Psb28, giving the protein MAQIEFARGIVEESIPDVKLTRSRDGSNGTATFRFEGSKVLESGNTQEITGMYLVDEEGELVTREVKCKFINGEPKAIEAIYLIKSSQEWDRFMRFMERYAEEKGLGFTKS
- a CDS encoding helicase C-terminal domain-containing protein; this encodes MLEVEVHAELRNFLHKTEESSWLHHLTMARMVARGLRLRRSTIIQTGVNYEQYYPSYLTPVLLSSVSVIIVAEKKIQQALIKEKIPFLQKYLNTQKLVKSKFDKIFLKEFPLYVIDYDDWLDLLMNNTLDNDIVNIIEEAENLPDIITKYLTQEIVFQDWHSLLLLFPQHQNFIREKLAKLTKLIYSHPVNPYNSYLLEEEEIIIINELCNIIHRDIENKGTLQKFINLQTKILADKSYINYFTIHRKQGFFSIKSLPLELKFSINHIWENKSLILLSSYLEPQKYPLDYSEYLGLNLDNFTCLKFSPDGQNNSLNLYFPRNFPFPNNSQFQSRVTQEILALVSSIKINHHPIIIIINDVPLQTQVTANLAAYFGSRVQLNSINIGENSIIVCDIKFWLNYQSKLLTPILLIFATLPIPSLENPLISAQVTHYKNQKKDWFRLYLLPLAIKILQQSTMSVRKNQGVIALLDNRVNYRSYGVNILRSLEPYAKINYVDILGMNINS
- a CDS encoding NUDIX hydrolase, whose product is MLEKQESPEILSSRLFFQGKKFQFEVNRLKLPNGIEGEWECIRHPGGALAVPITNDGKLVLVRQYRFALKSRLLEFPAGTVEEGEKPEITIKREIEEETGYRAHKWCSLGKFALAPGYSDEYIYAFLAQELEKLPNPPKQDEDEDIEVVLMTPDEFEKLAMTGNDIDAKTISSYFLARPFLL
- a CDS encoding HAD-IA family hydrolase, with amino-acid sequence MNINHQPKVIFLDAVGTIFGVKNSVGDIYTQLAKKYGVNREAQIINDCFYEAFKNSPSLAFDIKNKEEIKRLEFQWWQKVTYNTFNRDDAIKDFTNFEDFFIELYNYFKTSQPWFIYDDVIPSLNRWQKQGIELGIISNFDTRIYDVLDNLNLKKYFETITISSLTGVAKPDEKIFLTALAKHNCQAENAWYIGDSVKEDYWGAKFIGMKSFWLNRKMKG
- a CDS encoding YggT family protein; the protein is MSNISYLVINTVTNFIQLYLILIFVRILLSWFQTAEWAGNVISFLAPITDPYLNIFRSFIPPLGGIDFSAILAIFVLQLIPQLLISIVGVI